The genomic window GATCTCTCCGGTTCCCACCCGCTGGCCTTCCTGCCGTTCCTGCTGCTCGCGGTGGCCCTGCTGACCGCTCTCTCCTTCGAGTTCGTCAATGGCTTCCACGACACCGCCAATGCGGTAGCGACCGTCATCTACACACGCACCCTCCGCCCCGGAGCCGCCGTCCTCTGGTCAGGAGCCTGGAACTTCCTGGGGGTGCTCGCCTCCTCGGGCATGGTGGCCTTCAACATCGTGGCACTCCTGCCGCCCGATCTCGTCCTCCATGTCAGCACCCAGGCCGGATTCGCCATGATTTTCGCCCTGCTCTCCTCGGCGATCCTCTGGAACCTCGGGACCTGGTACCTGGGGCTTCCCTCCTCGAGCTCCCATACGCTGATCGGTTCGGTGATCGGCGTCGGCCTGGCCAGCCGGCTCGGCTCGGGCCGAGGGGGCCTCTCCGGGATCGACTGGTCGCAGGCGATCAACGTCGGGAAGGCACTCGTCCTCTCGCCGCTGATCGGCTTCGTCCTCGCCTGGCTTCTTCTCGTCGTCGCCAAGGCGCTGATCCGTGATCCCCGGCTCTACCTCCCTCCGGTAGGGGAACGACCTCCGCCCCTCTGGATCCGTTTCCTCCTGCTCCTGACCTGCACGGGGGTGAGCTTCGCCCACGGTTCCAACGACGGGCAGAAGGGCATGGGGCTCATCATGCTCATCTTGATCGGGGTCGTCCCCACCGTCTACGCCCTCAACCATGCCCTTCCGGAGCGGGAAACCCAGGGGATGCTGCTCGAGACCGAGGCTTGCATCCGCGTCCTCGACCGCTACGCCCCTCCCGGAGCGATTTCC from Methylacidimicrobium sp. B4 includes these protein-coding regions:
- a CDS encoding inorganic phosphate transporter produces the protein MERTIAGGGKRGFVLFGLVVLMGTAYTAVHFFRDLSGSHPLAFLPFLLLAVALLTALSFEFVNGFHDTANAVATVIYTRTLRPGAAVLWSGAWNFLGVLASSGMVAFNIVALLPPDLVLHVSTQAGFAMIFALLSSAILWNLGTWYLGLPSSSSHTLIGSVIGVGLASRLGSGRGGLSGIDWSQAINVGKALVLSPLIGFVLAWLLLVVAKALIRDPRLYLPPVGERPPPLWIRFLLLLTCTGVSFAHGSNDGQKGMGLIMLILIGVVPTVYALNHALPERETQGMLLETEACIRVLDRYAPPGAISEADPAARATAFVQSRKIQPGTVPAIRQLLQDVAAQLHSCKSFAEVPAAQVANIRNKLFVLNQSLRALTKAPQIGLSAGDREALTAYRHQMDRAIQFIPAWVKVAVALALGLGTMVGWKRIVVTVGEKIGKEHLTYAQGAAAEITAMTTIGCADLFGLPVSTTHVLSSGVAGTMTANGAGLQWATVRNLAAAWLLTLPASILLSGLLFTLLRWGS